From a region of the Carassius auratus strain Wakin chromosome 31, ASM336829v1, whole genome shotgun sequence genome:
- the LOC113050222 gene encoding oxidative stress-responsive serine-rich protein 1-like: protein MAAVEKVGKECEEETLQTAFKKLRVDAESSTSTVRVSESLASRLVARSSPEGAKSKMSSSKDNWLGCTRKSSRGAVRSQRRRRSKSPILHPPKFTYCSKMSPPPDQLKHKTPPEPDDTGAVKNEVAFSAPCSTVFGVVGYETHLPSAKGQESPRSPRMPLDDESAAENRPTLGCGPGSQEVCAGNAAPSDFQTLSKLQEAGQCPCGQRECQCPGWQGVEVYSFTGLRDVISECERKLPSLQDSSSNSRTSVGSSSSPRSCSEQARTFVDDITIEDLSGYMEYYLYIPKKMSHMAEMMYT from the exons ATGGCTGCTGTGGAGAAAGTAGGCAAGGAGTGTGAGGAGGAGACACTACAGACCGCTTTTAAGAAACTTCGTGTGGATGCTGAAAG TTCCACATCTACAGTCCGCGTCTCTGAGTCTTTGGCTTCCAGATTGGTTGCTCGAAGCAGCCCGGAAGGAGCCAAATCCAAGATGAGCTCCTCGAAAGATAACTGGCTTGG ATGCACAAGAAAGTCATcaagaggagcagtgagaagcCAGCGACGTCGAAGATCAAAATCTCCGATCCTTCATCCTCCAAAGTTTACTTACTGCAGCAAAATGTCTCCCCCTCCTGACCAGCTCAAACACAAGACCCCTCCAGAGCCCGACGACACCGGCGCCGTCAAGAACGAAGTAGCATTCTCAGCGCCGTGCTCCACTGTATTCGGTGTCGTCGGCTATGAAACCCACCTCCCTTCTGCAAAGGGTCAGGAATCACCCCGCAGTCCCAGAATGCCCTTGGATGACGAGAGCGCTGCTGAAAACAGGCCCACTTTAGGATGTGGGCCGGGATCTCAGGAGGTGTGCGCAGGTAATGCTGCTCCGTCTGACTTTCAAACTCTGTCCAAGTTGCAGGAGGCCGGTCAGTGTCCGTGTGGGCAGCGGGAATGCCAGTGTCCCGGCTGGCAGGGGGTCGAGGTCTACTCATTCACCGGCCTTCGAGATGTGATCTCCGAATGCGAGCGGAAGCTTCCCAGCCTGCAGGACAGTTCATCCAACAGCCGAACTTCTGTTGGGTCGTCAAGCTCCCCTCGCTCTTGTTCCGAACAGGCCCGCACCTTCGTGGATGACATCACCATAGAAGACCTTTCCGGATACATGGAATATTACCTTTACATCCCCAAGAAGATGTCGCACATGGCTGAGATGATGTACACCTGA